TTCATTAATTTACATATAAATACTGATGTTTTCCAGTGGAATTATAAAATGTAAGTGAAGTGAAATGGCCATTTTTATTGAAGATGTTTTACTGTTATCATCAGATGGAATTTAATTTGTTTAGACTCACTATTGGGTTGATCCACAAGGAGAACTATTAACTGGGGCGTCTGCAGCCTATGCCCAAAAGATAGAGAAAATCAGTATCTCAGCCACTGTGTATTTCCAAGATTATCAAAGTTCCAAATCAAATATTAACTCATTTGTGGATGAACATGAACCATCTATAGTTGGTAGTAGTTGTATTTCTGTCATTAAACATTTTCCTCAAAGCTCTGTGTCTGATATGTCTGAAATATCATCAGTAGAGCATACTCAATCAAGTTGTATGCAAAACAACTGCAGAAGTCCTGAAAACAAGTTCCAGATTATAGAACAGGAGCATATGGATTTAGAGAGAGAGCCAAGAGATGACAGAAGTTCACAGAAAGCATCCATATATCCACACTGCATGGGAACTACCTTTAATATGTACTCACATTCTTCTCTTCTGTTCCAAGTCAATAGGTCCTCCAGTAATTCCCCCAGAACTTCAGAAACTGATGACAGTGCAGTTGGAAAGTCATCTGATGGAGAAGATGAACAGCAGGTTCCTAAGGGTCCAATCCATTTCTCAGTTgaacataaaaatatttgtgtCACAGTTAAAGTTCCAGAAATGAATTCTTCAGCTTTGCCTCACAAGCTTCAAATTAAAGCCAAAGCCATGCAAGTTAAAGTGGAAGCAGTAGATAATGACTATGATGCTGCACAGAAGCTATCATCACCTATTGATATGTCATCAAAAACACATGTTGAGCTTGAAAAACACACTGCACAAAACTCAGTGGATTCTCACACTCCTCTCTCAGTTAAAGTGGCTAATATCCAAGACTGGTCTCTCAAACCAAAATTCTGGCATCAAAAGGAACTCAAGGTAAGAATTCAGAGTGGTTGCAAAACTGAAATTGTTGAAAGACAGTATCTTCAGTGTCTCTGAGTCAGAGAATGTGTATTTGAAGCAGGGCATAACAAACTTATCTGGAGACGTTGCTTCCCTTAAGAGACTTATAACTACAGAACAAATCTCTGCATCAGACTGTTTAAGTTACCACTGAATAAAGGCtcaatgttgttttttaaaaacaatgttaTTTGCAGTAAATCAATGTTTTGTATTATGCTGACTTATCACTGGACTTGTCATTTCAGTGTAATGTCCACATAATGTCTAGTATCTTTTTGTGCACAAATCATTATGGAGTCTAGGATGTGTTATTGTTGTCCCAAAAAACAGAGTTCTGTCACCTGGTGTGCAAAGAAAGCCCTTATATCCATGTGAGCAGTTCATAGTATTCATTTTCCACAGAACTTAACAGAAATGTACAATCGCACCATAAACACATTTCTGAAGTTATATTAAAATACCAAATTCAACAAATATTTTCTACTTGCTAGTATACAAATATGCTTTTGAAAATAGGtctgtgcacatacgcaggcacatcacaagaagagccagaggtcacgaatgcattgcaaagagcaagttttattttagttacctctctactgggggatgtctgaagtagcacctaagctcccatgcaTGAGGTAACACaagcggggacacaggcgctgcaGCAGTTCAGCCCTGTTGAGAAGATCACTggacctgctgagctcgcctgtatttcaaggcttcaggcaggtgcagcctcctgctctttctcacaacaaagcaggaatctcagacatagtgataaggtgcctagagtttctcacaggcctatgttatctaacacagaggttctactcatcaagcacacaaggtcagtaaaacaattagtatgatgtatgtgctttttctacagacagctgcaagtcacttgagcatatttacatttaactaatctcctcgtcAAATCTTCCGCTGCATTCCCATACAGATGCTCAATGAATTTAGCAGAAAACTCACAGAGACTGTAATTCAAATATGGTCTTTATTAACACCatattattttcaaatacttttaCAGTTTATTGCACAATACAAGACTGGCAACTACAAGGATATGACAAAAtaatttttagcattttttgCATGAGAATGAGTAACGCATATTGTTCCATTATAGAATGCCAACTTCAACGTTAAAAATACTAGGTCAAATCCTGAGGCCTTTAACTTAGTGTCAGATTCTATTTTCCTTATTCAAGGGGACTTTTTTATGAGTGGAATAAGGGATTTACTCAAACTGAGTAAGATTACCAGGACATAATCTTTACTATTCACTCATGCCACGGAGTCCTACTGATTTTCAGTATCTCTAAGGCTGACTCTCTTGTCACGCAATAGTGATCTGTGAATCAATATTACTGATTACAGAGAATGTATTCATGTAGAAGGAGAAGGTAACCAGGTCTTCAACTGTTATTTATTCTATGTCAGTTCTAAAAGAACTGAGTGAATTATGAGGAAAAGTTCAGAGTAAAGGCATGGTGTTTATTTGCTTGAaagagaaagcagcagaaaacatTTACTCTTATAACTACAAATATCGCAGGAACACATCTACACTTTTATATGATTCTGCCAACTATTATCTGTGTGCCAATCCTAATGTATGAAGTTGGAGTTATGGTAATTCCTCCCCCTCATCTCTCATCTTTAAATGCTATGGAGCTCCACAAGATTACAAGACCAAATGCAGGGCCTGCAACTCTACTATAATTTTATGTGGGTTTTCATCTCTTGTAAGcatccttcttgcctttgctACATCTGAGAGATCTGATCTGAGAAAACCTGCATCAGCCCAAGAAGTTCTTGGGAAGCTACACATGCATCTAATATTATTGACATTCAGGTACCAAGGtcaatttttccttctctctccattTTCTCCCCCACACAAATGTACACACAACTTAAAATGTCAGACAGCTATTATACTTTTCCATGACACTCAGATTGTTGGCTGAATGGATGTCTAAATAATTTGCatatgtaaaaacctaaattTGTACTGATATCTCTATGTACCAGAGTCAGAATCCATTAAATCTACATTTCTGAGACATAACATTAAACCTCTGTCTCTTTATAACAATTTGGACCTCTAAAAATTCTCCATGTTGTATATAAATATACTTGGTAGATTTCCATGGGATTTTTGTTATGCAGCCCCAAAAGCCAGGATGTTAATGGTATGAATAACAATTAGAAAGTACTAAAGCATAATACTATGTCATATAAAATAGATTTAAAGATGTGAATGAGAACCATTATAGCAGAACCGTGTTGCTTTCTCTGGGCATTGTTCCTGTTAAGGATTTAGAAACGCTACAGGTATTTCAGAGGAGAGCAAAAGCAAAATTATCAACTGTGAAGGGTTGATCCATGAATAAAAGAACACATTTAACTAGTCCTCAATCTACATGTCAACATCATACATACTTGACAATATACATAGACTGAAATATTTAGTTCCCATTCTCAAAAAAGGCTTGgtgatacatttttttaaaaagcctgttAAAAATATGAACATACAAATGTCAAAGATATTTATGTAAGAAAAGCTACATTGGACAAGAGACTGTGATAGTTGTACATCATATATTCTCTATAAATATTTCCAGGGGGCTAGAAGGAATTgtttatattttctcattttctgtacAAATAGTGAGATTACTttgaaaagaagatttttttagCTTCTTTTATCACAAGATATTTATGACCGAAAACTAGAAAACTGTGAGAAAGACAAATAATCCTGATTCTATGGTATTGCAAGGTAGTGTTAACAGTCATGTAAGGGACAAATAGTCTCTTGGGTGATACATTAATATGCATCAATTTCTAGACCAACAATAAATTTTACTGTAAATCCTAGCAAAACAGTGCAAAATACAtagaaattaagaagaaaaatccaTGCCTTGTATATTTTTTTAGAATGGTGCAAGCATGCTACTCATAGGCAGGTGTGAGAactttaaaaataacaagaaacagaacataacaggaaATGACATATCAGAACCTCCTATAAATATAGTCACAGTGACACAAAAATAACTGGGGTTCCTCTGCAATTTTCTATGTCTGCATTAGATCCCT
This window of the Patagioenas fasciata isolate bPatFas1 chromosome W, bPatFas1.hap1, whole genome shotgun sequence genome carries:
- the LOC136114491 gene encoding LOW QUALITY PROTEIN: nuclear factor interleukin-3-regulated protein-like (The sequence of the model RefSeq protein was modified relative to this genomic sequence to represent the inferred CDS: inserted 2 bases in 1 codon); translated protein: MCMSMKGHGELLTGASAAYAQKIEKISISATVYFQDYQSSKSNINSFVDEHEPSIVGSSCISVIKHFPQSSVSDMSEISSVEHTQSSCMQNNCRSPENKFQIIEQEHMDLEREPRDDRSSQKASIYPHCMGTTFNMYSHSSLLFQVNRSSSNSPRTSETDDSAVGKSSDGEDEQQVPKGPIHFSVEHKNICVTVKVPEMNSSALPHKLQIKAKAMQVKVEAVDNDYDAAQKLSSPIDMSSKTHVELEKHTAQNSVDSHTPLSVKVANIQDWSLKPKFWHQKELKVRIQSGCKTEIVXKDSIFSVSESENVYLKQGITNLSGDVASLKRLITTEQISASDCLSYH